The DNA window GGACGGCACCATTGTCTTTGAGGGCCGGGATCTGACGAAGCTTTCTAAAAAAGAAATACGGAAAATCAGGGGAGAGAAGATCTCAATGATTTTCCAGGATCCGATGTCCTCGTTAAATCCGCTGATTCCGGTGGGAAAACAGGTATCTGAGATGATCCGGGAACACCATCCGGAAAAGAGCAAAGAAGAATTAATGAAAGAGGTTCTGGAGCTTTTTTCCAGAGTGCGTATCCCTGAACCGGAGAAACGGTATAAATCATTTCCCCATGAATTTTCCGGCGGTATGCGCCAGCGTGTCATGATTGCCATGGCCCTTGCGAATAAACCGGCTCTCCTGATTGCGGATGAACCGACGACGGCTCTCGATGTGACAATCCAGGATCAGATACTGCGCCAGCTCCGGGAACTGGAGAAGGAGTACGGAACCAGCATTATCTTTATCACACATGACCTGGGCGTCGTGGCGGAGCTCTGTGACCGTGTCATTGTCATGTATGGCGGCCTGGTGATGGAGGAGGCGGAGATAGAAGATATCTTTGAACATCCGAGCCACCCCTATACGATGGGGCTTCTGGCTTCCATTCCTGATGTGGAACAGGATAAAGACGTGCGGCTCAGTCCTATTCCCGGCTCACCGCCGGATATGACGAATCCGCCGAAGGGCTGTCCTTTTGCGCCGCGCTGTCCTTATGCGAGAAGAGTGTGTGCAATGGAAATGCCGGAATTTACC is part of the [Clostridium] symbiosum genome and encodes:
- a CDS encoding ABC transporter ATP-binding protein — translated: METILNIENLKTSFMTSNGEVQAVRGVSFSVKKGEILGIVGESGSGKSVTSMSILRLLADTARIKDGTIVFEGRDLTKLSKKEIRKIRGEKISMIFQDPMSSLNPLIPVGKQVSEMIREHHPEKSKEELMKEVLELFSRVRIPEPEKRYKSFPHEFSGGMRQRVMIAMALANKPALLIADEPTTALDVTIQDQILRQLRELEKEYGTSIIFITHDLGVVAELCDRVIVMYGGLVMEEAEIEDIFEHPSHPYTMGLLASIPDVEQDKDVRLSPIPGSPPDMTNPPKGCPFAPRCPYARRVCAMEMPEFTQVGEEHFSRCFLLSPDAPADENNPFRR